TTCGCCCACCCCGAGCTGCTCGCCGACGAGGGGCTGGACGCGTGGACGGTCGCCGAGACCTGGCTGATGGCCGCGCCCGGCGCCGGGCACGTCGTCGACGTGACCGACGTGTACGAGCGCAAGCTCGCGGCGTTGCACCAGCACGTCTCGCAGCTCCCCGGCGTGCCCGGCGAGCTCGACACGATGCTGCGCGGCTGGCTCACCGCCAACGCGCGGGCCGGCGGGCTCCCGGAGGGCCGGCTCGCGGAGGCGTTCCAGCTCCTCGACACGGCGTGACGGAACGCCGCCCCAGGCTTGGTGTCCTCGCCGCCACCGGCAGCGCGACGGCGTTCGGCGTCACGATCGTCGTGCAACGCAGCCTCGCCCGCTCCGGCCTGCCCGTCGCGACGGCGCTCGGCATCCGGTTCTCCGTCGCCGCCGCGATCCTGCTGCTCTACCTCGCGCTGCGTCGCGCGCCGCTGCTGCCCGTGCGCGGCGAACGCCGCTGGGCGCTGCTGCTCGGCGGCATCGGGTACGCCGGCGAGGCGGCGCTGTTCTACGCGGCGTTGCAGCGCGGGACGGCGGGCGCGGTGTCGCTGCTGTTCTACGCGTACCCGGCGATCGTCACGCTGCTCGAGGTCGCGCTGCGGCTGCGGCCGCCGCGGCTCGTGGCGTTCGCGGTCGTCGTGCTGTCGACCGTCGGCGTCGTGCTCATCGTCGTCACCGGCGGCTCGGTGTCGATCAGCGCCGGCGGCGTCGGGTACGCCCTCGGCGCGGCGACGTCGTTCTCCGTCTACCTGCTGCTGTCCCAGCGGCTGATGCGGCGCTCGCCCGCGGCCGCCGCCGGTGCGCACGTCGCCGTCGGCGCGGCGCTGGCGCTGCTCACCGCGGCCGTGGTCACCGGCATGCCGCACGTCAACGGCCACGACGCGGCGCTGCTGCTCGCCAACGGCGCCGCCACGGCGGTGGCGTTCGCGTTGCTCTACGCGGCGCTCGCGCACCTCGCGGCCGGCGCGGCGGCGGTCGTGATGACGCTGGAGGCGTTCGTCACGGTCGGGCTCGCGGCGCTGGTGCTCGGCGAGGGCATCCGGCCGTTGCAGCTCGTCGGCGGGGTGTTCGTGGTGGCGGCGGCGGTCGTCGTCGCGCTCGGCTCCCGCACCCGCGTCGTCGACCCGGAGATCCCCGTTCCCTAGCCGCCCGCGGCCTTGCGCAGCAGCAGGTGCGCGACCGCGACCATCGGCGCGAGGAACAGCGAGTCGATCGCCAGGCTCACGCCCGTCAGCACGAACGCGATCGCCGTGAACACCCCCGCCAGCGGCAGCCAGCACGGCGCCGTCACCACCGCGGTCAGCACCAGCGCGCGCCGCTGCGCGGCCGTCCGGACACCGCCCGGCACCTCCACCGACGCGCCCATCGCGTTGAGCCGCTGCACCCGCGACGGGACCGACGGGTGGAACGTCGTCATCGGCGACTCGTCCTTCGTGCCCCTCGGGCGCTGCCAGCCGAGCGGCCGCGAAACGACGAACAGGTGCGCCGCCCACTCCGTCCCCGGCACGACGTTGCCGGTCGTGGCGAGCTTCGCCAGCGCCC
This Mycobacteriales bacterium DNA region includes the following protein-coding sequences:
- a CDS encoding DMT family transporter, whose amino-acid sequence is MTERRPRLGVLAATGSATAFGVTIVVQRSLARSGLPVATALGIRFSVAAAILLLYLALRRAPLLPVRGERRWALLLGGIGYAGEAALFYAALQRGTAGAVSLLFYAYPAIVTLLEVALRLRPPRLVAFAVVVLSTVGVVLIVVTGGSVSISAGGVGYALGAATSFSVYLLLSQRLMRRSPAAAAGAHVAVGAALALLTAAVVTGMPHVNGHDAALLLANGAATAVAFALLYAALAHLAAGAAAVVMTLEAFVTVGLAALVLGEGIRPLQLVGGVFVVAAAVVVALGSRTRVVDPEIPVP